One segment of Glandiceps talaboti chromosome 21, keGlaTala1.1, whole genome shotgun sequence DNA contains the following:
- the LOC144451313 gene encoding uncharacterized protein LOC144451313, whose protein sequence is MKAYSDHLTRKVDWVGWNGESAPISVCPQPRMVGMGLIKASALDLRFRNPGAFTAGEIHNHTEEWYNVLKGQGNEGMVGKWIKNGVSVFDFVTAFKGTFRGKRYDSAFPPSIYLPNNKICEKYIDFISETIKERVRSGALEIWGEVGKVEPPYIVMPLTVEPTKPRLCHDERFLNNWMKTLPFRLDHITQLPRYLDRGHFQTKLDDKSGYDHVMITMASRALLGIQWGGWWYVCATLPFGWKCSPYIYQTIGLCAMNEIRKCGVPSSLYIDDRHAGQIRNCTENTWSNMEKANAACYIMSHILISLGYYLALEKCIFIPTQTLEFLGFKVDTVKTIFSITQRKREKFAELREHILNQSPVSVKTLQRMMGKCVSLTVAIPSAKLYIREMALALSRAGKDEGIVYLHPKLQEEIESWRRLDTGEGYSPWKEEKHVIVTIASDASQYGWGGTVMSGRKTGEIRDYWGQDLQEKPIAYKESKALEKTLLSFHERTRNTRVIAYTDNETLMHCWKNRGSKSSDMNNALKSLYEVVDGLDIEIEMRYIPSRHNPADPPSRRLTPADARLLPEYWERIDREFGGKDGHSVDLMALDSNAQHDRNGTPLRHFTPWETPNTSGVDVFAQNITGENCYVFPPFQMVGPILKLVKEQKGLATFVIPKLSPMKYWWPIVQGEAKKLVELAPAGEYIFEVPNKKGWIRVPSLYDIWACKMDYRQ, encoded by the coding sequence ATGAAAGCCTACAGTGATCATCTGACCAGAAAAGTTGACTGGGTTGGCTGGAATGGAGAAAGTGCACCGATATCGGTCTGTCCACAACCAAGAATGGTGGGAATGGGACTGATCAAGGCATCAGCCCTAGATCTTCGTTTTAGAAACCCTGGAGCGTTTACTGCTGGAGAAATCCATAATCACACTGAAGAATGGTATAACGTATTGAAAGGTCAAGGAAATGAGGGAATGGTTGGAAAGTGGATAAAGAATGGCGTCTCAGTATTTGATTTCGTAACTGCTTTTAAGGGCACGTTCAGGGGGAAGAGGTACGACTCTGCTTTCCCACCAAGCATATACTTGCCGAATAACAAGATATGTGAAAAATATATTGACTTTATAAGTGAGACCATAAAGGAAAGAGTTCGGTCGGGTGCACTAGAAATATGGGGTGAGGTTGGGAAAGTAGAACCACCATATATAGTCATGCCATTGACGGTCGAACCAACGAAACCACGTTTGTGTCATGATGAACGATTCCTGAACAACTGGATGAAGACCCTACCATTCAGACTAGATCACATTACACAACTACCGAGATATCTAGATAGAGGACATTTCCAAACAAAACTAGACGACAAAAGTGGGTATGATCACGTGATGATAACCATGGCAAGCAGAGCCTTATTAGGTATTCAATGGGGTGGATGGTGGTATGTATGTGCAACATTACCGTTTGGCTGGAAGTGTTCACCATACATATACCAGACCATAGGTTTATGCGCAATGAATGAAATAAGGAAATGTGGAGTCCCGTCATCCCTGTACATCGATGATAGACATGCGGGTCAGATACGAAACTGCACAGAGAATACATGGTCTAACATGGAAAAGGCGAATGCAGCATGCTATATCATGTCACATATACTTATTTCGCTTGGCTATTATCTCGCTTTGGAAAAGTGTATATTTATTCCAACACAAACCTTAGAGTTTCTAGGATTCAAGGTGGATACGGTCAAGACGATATTTAGTATAACacaaagaaagagagagaagtTTGCCGAATTAAGGGAACATATTCTGAATCAAAGTCCAGTGTCTGTGAAAACCCTACAGCGAATGATGGGAAAATGTGTATCACTGACAGTAGCTATACCGTCGGCAAAACTGTACATCCGGGAAATGGCACTAGCACTATCGAGAGCCGGGAAGGATGAAGGGATAGTCTATCTCCACCCGAAACTACAAGAGGAAATTGAAAGTTGGAGAAGGTTAGATACTGGGGAAGGATATAGCCCATGGAAAGAGGAAAAACATGTGATAGTTACGATTGCTAGCGATGCATCCCAATATGGATGGGGTGGTACCGTCATGTCGGGTAGGAAGACAGGAGAAATACGAGATTACTGGGGGCAAGATTTGCAAGAGAAACCAATAGCATATAAAGAAAGCAAGGCACTAGAAAAAACCttactttcatttcatgaaaGAACACGCAACACACGAGTGATAGCATATACTGACAACGAAACACTAATGCATTGTTGGAAAAACAGGGGAAGCAAAAGTAGTGACATGAACAATGCGTTAAAAAGCCTATATGAAGTGGTTGACGGTCTCGATATCGAAATCGAAATGAGGTACATCCCATCGAGACACAATCCTGCAGACCCACCCTCACGACGACTAACACCAGCAGATGCCAGGTTATTACCAGAATATTGGGAGCGAATAGATCGAGAGTTTGGTGGGAAGGACGGTCATTCAGTAGACTTGATGGCACTAGATTCAAACGCTCAACATGACAGAAATGGTACCCCATTACGACATTTCACACCATGGGAAACGCCTAACACCTCAGGGGTGGATGTATTTGCCCAAAATATAACAGGCGAAAACTGTTATGTTTTTCCCCCATTTCAGATGGTAGGGCCCATACTTAAATTAGTTAAAGAGCAAAAAGGTCTGGCAACATTCGTGATACCGAAATTGTCACCAATGAAATACTGGTGGCCGATTGTGCAAGGGGAAGCAAAGAAGTTGGTGGAATTGGCCCCAGCAGGGGAATACATATTTGAAGTCCCTAATAAAAAAGGATGGATAAGAGTACCCTCACTGTATGATATATGGGCCTGTAAGATGGACTACAGAcagtaa